The Neodiprion virginianus isolate iyNeoVirg1 chromosome 5, iyNeoVirg1.1, whole genome shotgun sequence genome contains a region encoding:
- the LOC124304302 gene encoding protein lingerer isoform X5, whose product MSASNKSSVPSGGRGANKNKSSQQHSKSDHHYSKSTDTAKHDKAQPNTDQMRHAQIIDTRMAGGEDPTLKERIKQVMDMTRRSEDEVVLALHDCDGDLDSAVNNLLEGVTQEWEVKKKKTRQPGGSKQNADQSGGQDDGGDWEERRNQRGGGPPRLRGRGANHDNRGWRGRENKENERNMEDGSREGGYSGNRRGRGAPGRSGRGGRGGGRGLGPRTFANRGDNGSGATGHSFSRPIDTWTGSEEQQQTVQEPKMDAWNNLEPTEDWDNEEYTGSLADTKVFTPSGGLAEATPGAEDPKHQEVQPLQSTQSVKLSPLQQDEMPKLSDTPMQQHQQQLQQQQQSMVSQQQQQSMVSQQQQQTQSMLNMPTMQLPQQPHVSTGGVLTAAQSQYFTQLTQQTSENLKAANQGAFSSTMNSQPQRQPKQRPRVPPPSKIPATAVEMPGDAVNSGIGFLDVQFGALDFGTDAGSLDGSATEKYNAANSATPGIDVTPLTNVANPSNAPNTLDIETSQTNTNQYNATSQMVFQPASGYVPATTSQYQSQSVATNTAANSNSGYQATGYQGSSSFQSTPQAYQNSGANFTSPMTQASSGYQSATQSVYASAYSSYGTQPQTGAHNHKLNSGTNKDSQYDGSATTSSNSLATTSAPALGLPTTANSSQAKATSSNAVPKSTSSGVVTGSGSGAGSMTGGSAAGSMAPILSHQYIMGQGVPYAAFQQPMYSYEDLQLMQQRIPHMPTTGYYDAALGYQTTGPATSLGGGRGDALTGVQGVQGVQGVQGAYTSISDARFARNDSNASPVPSTMSQQTATQHQQPMMNPTLPPGYAYFAYGGGMMPGSFQYGTPAIYPQIAAAGNAGTNSGAYSAKPGSYGSGYGGGASYDALASAGPAGEYKGASSGYTGTQTGKTGTSTGNTNSGGSSATEISATMYGKSHVALNKVNSYDKQTFHSATPPPFGLAGSQSAALPGGYGAPHLFIPTMPHQLHQPLHQDSGSTTGQRSNASSQNKAQAKPGGYSPSYWAGGN is encoded by the exons ATGAGTGCAAGCAACAAATCGTCGGTGCCCTCCGGCGGGAGAGGTGCCAATAAGAACAAGTCATCACAGCAACACAGCAAGTCTGATCATCATTACTCTAAGTCCACAGACACAGCTAAACACGACAAAGCACAG CCTAATACGGACCAGATGCGACACGCACAAATCATTGACACTCGGATGGCTGGTGGGGAGGATCCGACTCTAAAAGAGCGCATAAAGCAAGTCATGGACATGACGCGCCGTTCTGAGGACGAAGTGGTGCTAGCTTTGCATGATTGTGACGGCGACTTAGATAGTGCCGTGAATAATCTGCTTGAGGGTGTCACGCAGGAATGGgaagtaaaaaagaagaagaccCGCCAACCGGGAGGCTCAAAGCAGAATGCTGATCAATCAGGTGGTCAGGACGATGGTGGGGATTGGGAAGAGAGACGTAACCAACGGGGCGGTGGGCCTCCACGTTTGCGAGGACGCGGAGCAAACCATGACAATCGTGGCT GGCGTGGACGAGAAAATAAAGAGAATGAACGAAACATGGAAGATGGTAGCCGTGAGGGTGGGTATAGCGGAAACAGACGTGGCAGAGGTGCACCTGGTCGGTCAGGGCGAGGTGGTCGAGGAGGTGGCAGGGGTCTTGGACCCCGTACTTTTGCCAATCGAGGTGATAATGGCTCAGGTGCAACAGGGCACAGCTTTAGTCGACCAATTGACACTTGGACTGGCAGTGAAGAACAGCAACAAACAGTTCAGGAGCCCAAGATGg ATGCCTGGAATAATCTCGAACCCACTGAAGATTGGGATAACGAAGAATATACCGGCTCTCTAGCAGATACAAAAGTTTTTACTCCAAGTGGTGGTTTGGCTGAAGCTACGCCTGGCGCAGAAGATCCTAAGCACCAAGAAGTTCAACCTCTACAGTCAACTCAATCTGTTAAACTGTCCCCATTGCAACAAGAT GAAATGCCCAAGTTGTCAGATACTCCTATGCAGCAACATCAGCAGCAGctacagcagcagcaacaatcCATGGTCTctcagcaacagcaacaatcCATGGTCTctcagcaacagcagcagacGCAGTCGATGTTGAATATGCCAACTATGCAACTACCTCAACAACCTCACGTCTCGACTGGAGGAGTTCTTACAGCTGCCCAGAGTCAATATTTTACACAGCTGACTCAACAAACAAGTGAAAACTTGAAGGCAGCCAATCAAGGCGCGTTCTCATCAACGATGAACAGTCAG CCCCAGAGGCAACCAAAGCAGCGACCCCGAGTACCTCCTCCTTCAAAGATCCCGGCCACCGCAGTTGAGATGCCTGGCGATGCTGTGAACAGTGGTATTGGATTTCTCGACGTGCAGTTTGGAGCATTGGACTTTGGAACCGATGCCGGATCTTTGGACGGCTCCGCGACCGAGAAATACAATGCTGCGAATTCAGCCACGCCTGGGATAGACGTAACTCCATTGACAAATGTCGCCAACCCTTCAAATGCTCCAAATACTCTGGATATCGAGACCAGCCAGACAAATACTAATCAGTATAACGCTACATCGCAAATG gTATTTCAGCCAGCAAGTGGTTACGTACCTGCAACAACGTCTCAGTATCAGTCGCAATCTGTAGCCACTAATACTGCGGCTAACAGTAACTCAGGTTACCAAGCAACCGGCTATCAAGGCTCCTCTTCATTCCAATCTACCCCACAGGCTTATCAAAATTCTGGAGCTAACTTTACGTCACCAATGACTCAAGCATCTAGCGGCTATCAAAGTGCAACACAATCG GTTTACGCCAGTGCGTATAGTAGTTATGGTACCCAACCACAGACCGGGGCTCACAATCATAAGCTCAACAGTGGTACAAATAAGGATTCGCAATACGATGGCAGTGCGACAACGTCCAGTAATTCACTCGCCACGACAAGTGCACCAGCTCTGGGTCTTCCGACTACAGCAAATAGTTCGCAAGCAAAAGCAACTAGTTCAAATG CTGTACCAAAGAGCACGTCAAGTGGAGTCGTGACTGGCAGTGGCAGTGGGGCTGGCAGCATGACGGGTGGTAGTGCTGCTGGAAGCATGGCACCAATTCTCAGTCATCAGTATATCATGGGACAAGGCGTTCCGTATGCAGCGTTCCAGCAGCCAATGTACAGCTACGAAGATTTGCAGCTCATGCAGCAGAGAATACCACATATG CCCACTACTGGTTACTATGACGCGGCTCTGGGCTATCAGACGACTGGTCCAGCAACGAGTCTTGGAGGAGGGCGCGGGGACGCCTTGACTGGCGTCCAAGGTGTTCAGGGTGTTCAGGGCGTACAAGGGGCCTATACCAGTATTAGTGACGCCAGGTTTGCCAGAAATGATAGCAACGCGTCGCCAGTTCCCTCAACTATGTCTCAACAG ACTGCTACGCAGCATCAGCAACCGATGATGAACCCAACGTTACCACCTGGATACGCATATTTTGCATACGGTGGCGGCATGATGCCTGGAAGTTTTCAATATGGAACGCCCGCCATTTACCCA CAGATTGCTGCAGCTGGAAATGCAGGTACAAATAGCGGCGCATATAGTGCAAAACCAGGTAGCTATGGGTCTGGTTACGGTGGTGGCGCTAGTTATGATGCTTTGGCAAGCGCTGGACCAGCTGGCGAGTATAAAGGTGCCAGCAGCGGTTATACAGGTACACAGACTGGCAAGACTGGGACGTCCACTGGAAATACCAACTCCGGAGGATCTTCCGCAACTGAAATCAGTGCAACGATGTATGGAAAGAGTCATGTTGCACTGAACAAGGTTAAC tcATATGATAAGCAGACGTTCCATTCGGCCACTCCCCCCCCATTTGGGTTAGCTGGAAGTCAGAGTGCCGCTTTACCAGGTGGTTACGGAGCTCCGCATTTGTTTATTCCCACAATGCCACATCAGCTGCATCAGCCCTTACATCAAGATAGTGGCAGTACCACGGGACAGCGTTCAAATGCAAGTTCCCAGAACAAGGCTCAAGCTAAGCCAGGAGGTTACAGTCCAAGCTACTGGGCTGGTGGTAACTAA
- the LOC124304302 gene encoding protein lingerer isoform X4 — protein MSASNKSSVPSGGRGANKNKSSQQHSKSDHHYSKSTDTAKHDKAQPNTDQMRHAQIIDTRMAGGEDPTLKERIKQVMDMTRRSEDEVVLALHDCDGDLDSAVNNLLEGVTQEWEVKKKKTRQPGGSKQNADQSGGQDDGGDWEERRNQRGGGPPRLRGRGANHDNRGWRGRENKENERNMEDGSREGGYSGNRRGRGAPGRSGRGGRGGGRGLGPRTFANRGDNGSGATGHSFSRPIDTWTGSEEQQQTVQEPKMDAWNNLEPTEDWDNEEYTGSLADTKVFTPSGGLAEATPGAEDPKHQEVQPLQSTQSVKLSPLQQDEMPKLSDTPMQQHQQQLQQQQQSMVSQQQQQSMVSQQQQQTQSMLNMPTMQLPQQPHVSTGGVLTAAQSQYFTQLTQQTSENLKAANQGAFSSTMNSQPQRQPKQRPRVPPPSKIPATAVEMPGDAVNSGIGFLDVQFGALDFGTDAGSLDGSATEKYNAANSATPGIDVTPLTNVANPSNAPNTLDIETSQTNTNQYNATSQMVSPGNTPGYGTTAAYQSQKTAYQPSNATPNSYNAYSTSTQSTQSSFPAQSASNSSSYSATAAVTQVSGYNTSSSYSQNNASTFNQTSPAAVASAASTYSQNTTNQVFQPASGYVPATTSQYQSQSVATNTAANSNSGYQATGYQGSSSFQSTPQAYQNSGANFTSPMTQASSGYQSATQSVYASAYSSYGTQPQTGAHNHKLNSGTNKDSQYDGSATTSSNSLATTSAPALGLPTTANSSQAKATSSNAVPKSTSSGVVTGSGSGAGSMTGGSAAGSMAPILSHQYIMGQGVPYAAFQQPMYSYEDLQLMQQRIPHMPTTGYYDAALGYQTTGPATSLGGGRGDALTGVQGVQGVQGVQGAYTSISDARFARNDSNASPVPSTMSQQTATQHQQPMMNPTLPPGYAYFAYGGGMMPGSFQYGTPAIYPQIAAAGNAGTNSGAYSAKPGSYGSGYGGGASYDALASAGPAGEYKGASSGYTGTQTGKTGTSTGNTNSGGSSATEISATMYGKSHVALNKVNSYDKQTFHSATPPPFGLAGSQSAALPGGYGAPHLFIPTMPHQLHQPLHQDSGSTTGQRSNASSQNKAQAKPGGYSPSYWAGGN, from the exons ATGAGTGCAAGCAACAAATCGTCGGTGCCCTCCGGCGGGAGAGGTGCCAATAAGAACAAGTCATCACAGCAACACAGCAAGTCTGATCATCATTACTCTAAGTCCACAGACACAGCTAAACACGACAAAGCACAG CCTAATACGGACCAGATGCGACACGCACAAATCATTGACACTCGGATGGCTGGTGGGGAGGATCCGACTCTAAAAGAGCGCATAAAGCAAGTCATGGACATGACGCGCCGTTCTGAGGACGAAGTGGTGCTAGCTTTGCATGATTGTGACGGCGACTTAGATAGTGCCGTGAATAATCTGCTTGAGGGTGTCACGCAGGAATGGgaagtaaaaaagaagaagaccCGCCAACCGGGAGGCTCAAAGCAGAATGCTGATCAATCAGGTGGTCAGGACGATGGTGGGGATTGGGAAGAGAGACGTAACCAACGGGGCGGTGGGCCTCCACGTTTGCGAGGACGCGGAGCAAACCATGACAATCGTGGCT GGCGTGGACGAGAAAATAAAGAGAATGAACGAAACATGGAAGATGGTAGCCGTGAGGGTGGGTATAGCGGAAACAGACGTGGCAGAGGTGCACCTGGTCGGTCAGGGCGAGGTGGTCGAGGAGGTGGCAGGGGTCTTGGACCCCGTACTTTTGCCAATCGAGGTGATAATGGCTCAGGTGCAACAGGGCACAGCTTTAGTCGACCAATTGACACTTGGACTGGCAGTGAAGAACAGCAACAAACAGTTCAGGAGCCCAAGATGg ATGCCTGGAATAATCTCGAACCCACTGAAGATTGGGATAACGAAGAATATACCGGCTCTCTAGCAGATACAAAAGTTTTTACTCCAAGTGGTGGTTTGGCTGAAGCTACGCCTGGCGCAGAAGATCCTAAGCACCAAGAAGTTCAACCTCTACAGTCAACTCAATCTGTTAAACTGTCCCCATTGCAACAAGAT GAAATGCCCAAGTTGTCAGATACTCCTATGCAGCAACATCAGCAGCAGctacagcagcagcaacaatcCATGGTCTctcagcaacagcaacaatcCATGGTCTctcagcaacagcagcagacGCAGTCGATGTTGAATATGCCAACTATGCAACTACCTCAACAACCTCACGTCTCGACTGGAGGAGTTCTTACAGCTGCCCAGAGTCAATATTTTACACAGCTGACTCAACAAACAAGTGAAAACTTGAAGGCAGCCAATCAAGGCGCGTTCTCATCAACGATGAACAGTCAG CCCCAGAGGCAACCAAAGCAGCGACCCCGAGTACCTCCTCCTTCAAAGATCCCGGCCACCGCAGTTGAGATGCCTGGCGATGCTGTGAACAGTGGTATTGGATTTCTCGACGTGCAGTTTGGAGCATTGGACTTTGGAACCGATGCCGGATCTTTGGACGGCTCCGCGACCGAGAAATACAATGCTGCGAATTCAGCCACGCCTGGGATAGACGTAACTCCATTGACAAATGTCGCCAACCCTTCAAATGCTCCAAATACTCTGGATATCGAGACCAGCCAGACAAATACTAATCAGTATAACGCTACATCGCAAATG GTATCTCCAGGGAACACACCTGGATATGGAACAACTGCTGCCTATCAGTCTCAGAAGACAGCTTATCAGCCTTCCAATGCGACACCAAACAGCTACAATGCATACTCAACTAGTACGCAATCGACCCAATCATCATTCCCTGCACAATCTGCTAGTAACAGTAGCAGTTACTCAGCTACAGCAGCAGTCACCCAGGTCTCTGGTTACAACACGTCATCCTCTTATTCCCAAAATAATGCCTCCACTTTCAATCAAACTTCCCCAGCTGCTGTCGCATCTGCGGCATCGACCTATAGCCAAAATACAACTAATCAG gTATTTCAGCCAGCAAGTGGTTACGTACCTGCAACAACGTCTCAGTATCAGTCGCAATCTGTAGCCACTAATACTGCGGCTAACAGTAACTCAGGTTACCAAGCAACCGGCTATCAAGGCTCCTCTTCATTCCAATCTACCCCACAGGCTTATCAAAATTCTGGAGCTAACTTTACGTCACCAATGACTCAAGCATCTAGCGGCTATCAAAGTGCAACACAATCG GTTTACGCCAGTGCGTATAGTAGTTATGGTACCCAACCACAGACCGGGGCTCACAATCATAAGCTCAACAGTGGTACAAATAAGGATTCGCAATACGATGGCAGTGCGACAACGTCCAGTAATTCACTCGCCACGACAAGTGCACCAGCTCTGGGTCTTCCGACTACAGCAAATAGTTCGCAAGCAAAAGCAACTAGTTCAAATG CTGTACCAAAGAGCACGTCAAGTGGAGTCGTGACTGGCAGTGGCAGTGGGGCTGGCAGCATGACGGGTGGTAGTGCTGCTGGAAGCATGGCACCAATTCTCAGTCATCAGTATATCATGGGACAAGGCGTTCCGTATGCAGCGTTCCAGCAGCCAATGTACAGCTACGAAGATTTGCAGCTCATGCAGCAGAGAATACCACATATG CCCACTACTGGTTACTATGACGCGGCTCTGGGCTATCAGACGACTGGTCCAGCAACGAGTCTTGGAGGAGGGCGCGGGGACGCCTTGACTGGCGTCCAAGGTGTTCAGGGTGTTCAGGGCGTACAAGGGGCCTATACCAGTATTAGTGACGCCAGGTTTGCCAGAAATGATAGCAACGCGTCGCCAGTTCCCTCAACTATGTCTCAACAG ACTGCTACGCAGCATCAGCAACCGATGATGAACCCAACGTTACCACCTGGATACGCATATTTTGCATACGGTGGCGGCATGATGCCTGGAAGTTTTCAATATGGAACGCCCGCCATTTACCCA CAGATTGCTGCAGCTGGAAATGCAGGTACAAATAGCGGCGCATATAGTGCAAAACCAGGTAGCTATGGGTCTGGTTACGGTGGTGGCGCTAGTTATGATGCTTTGGCAAGCGCTGGACCAGCTGGCGAGTATAAAGGTGCCAGCAGCGGTTATACAGGTACACAGACTGGCAAGACTGGGACGTCCACTGGAAATACCAACTCCGGAGGATCTTCCGCAACTGAAATCAGTGCAACGATGTATGGAAAGAGTCATGTTGCACTGAACAAGGTTAAC tcATATGATAAGCAGACGTTCCATTCGGCCACTCCCCCCCCATTTGGGTTAGCTGGAAGTCAGAGTGCCGCTTTACCAGGTGGTTACGGAGCTCCGCATTTGTTTATTCCCACAATGCCACATCAGCTGCATCAGCCCTTACATCAAGATAGTGGCAGTACCACGGGACAGCGTTCAAATGCAAGTTCCCAGAACAAGGCTCAAGCTAAGCCAGGAGGTTACAGTCCAAGCTACTGGGCTGGTGGTAACTAA
- the LOC124304302 gene encoding protein lingerer isoform X3 → MSASNKSSVPSGGRGANKNKSSQQHSKSDHHYSKSTDTAKHDKAQPNTDQMRHAQIIDTRMAGGEDPTLKERIKQVMDMTRRSEDEVVLALHDCDGDLDSAVNNLLEGVTQEWEVKKKKTRQPGGSKQNADQSGGQDDGGDWEERRNQRGGGPPRLRGRGANHDNRGWRGRENKENERNMEDGSREGGYSGNRRGRGAPGRSGRGGRGGGRGLGPRTFANRGDNGSGATGHSFSRPIDTWTGSEEQQQTVQEPKMDAWNNLEPTEDWDNEEYTGSLADTKVFTPSGGLAEATPGAEDPKHQEVQPLQSTQSVKLSPLQQDEMPKLSDTPMQQHQQQLQQQQQSMVSQQQQQSMVSQQQQQTQSMLNMPTMQLPQQPHVSTGGVLTAAQSQYFTQLTQQTSENLKAANQGAFSSTMNSQPQRQPKQRPRVPPPSKIPATAVEMPGDAVNSGIGFLDVQFGALDFGTDAGSLDGSATEKYNAANSATPGIDVTPLTNVANPSNAPNTLDIETSQTNTNQYNATSQMLSSNDSLPVSSDHSLSSQSGFVARSGNSAPSLDITKQDFSSQVSPGNTPGYGTTAAYQSQKTAYQPSNATPNSYNAYSTSTQSTQSSFPAQSASNSSSYSATAAVTQVSGYNTSSSYSQNNASTFNQTSPAAVASAASTYSQNTTNQVFQPASGYVPATTSQYQSQSVATNTAANSNSGYQATGYQGSSSFQSTPQAYQNSGANFTSPMTQASSGYQSATQSVYASAYSSYGTQPQTGAHNHKLNSGTNKDSQYDGSATTSSNSLATTSAPALGLPTTANSSQAKATSSNAVPKSTSSGVVTGSGSGAGSMTGGSAAGSMAPILSHQYIMGQGVPYAAFQQPMYSYEDLQLMQQRIPHMTTGPATSLGGGRGDALTGVQGVQGVQGVQGAYTSISDARFARNDSNASPVPSTMSQQTATQHQQPMMNPTLPPGYAYFAYGGGMMPGSFQYGTPAIYPQIAAAGNAGTNSGAYSAKPGSYGSGYGGGASYDALASAGPAGEYKGASSGYTGTQTGKTGTSTGNTNSGGSSATEISATMYGKSHVALNKVNSYDKQTFHSATPPPFGLAGSQSAALPGGYGAPHLFIPTMPHQLHQPLHQDSGSTTGQRSNASSQNKAQAKPGGYSPSYWAGGN, encoded by the exons ATGAGTGCAAGCAACAAATCGTCGGTGCCCTCCGGCGGGAGAGGTGCCAATAAGAACAAGTCATCACAGCAACACAGCAAGTCTGATCATCATTACTCTAAGTCCACAGACACAGCTAAACACGACAAAGCACAG CCTAATACGGACCAGATGCGACACGCACAAATCATTGACACTCGGATGGCTGGTGGGGAGGATCCGACTCTAAAAGAGCGCATAAAGCAAGTCATGGACATGACGCGCCGTTCTGAGGACGAAGTGGTGCTAGCTTTGCATGATTGTGACGGCGACTTAGATAGTGCCGTGAATAATCTGCTTGAGGGTGTCACGCAGGAATGGgaagtaaaaaagaagaagaccCGCCAACCGGGAGGCTCAAAGCAGAATGCTGATCAATCAGGTGGTCAGGACGATGGTGGGGATTGGGAAGAGAGACGTAACCAACGGGGCGGTGGGCCTCCACGTTTGCGAGGACGCGGAGCAAACCATGACAATCGTGGCT GGCGTGGACGAGAAAATAAAGAGAATGAACGAAACATGGAAGATGGTAGCCGTGAGGGTGGGTATAGCGGAAACAGACGTGGCAGAGGTGCACCTGGTCGGTCAGGGCGAGGTGGTCGAGGAGGTGGCAGGGGTCTTGGACCCCGTACTTTTGCCAATCGAGGTGATAATGGCTCAGGTGCAACAGGGCACAGCTTTAGTCGACCAATTGACACTTGGACTGGCAGTGAAGAACAGCAACAAACAGTTCAGGAGCCCAAGATGg ATGCCTGGAATAATCTCGAACCCACTGAAGATTGGGATAACGAAGAATATACCGGCTCTCTAGCAGATACAAAAGTTTTTACTCCAAGTGGTGGTTTGGCTGAAGCTACGCCTGGCGCAGAAGATCCTAAGCACCAAGAAGTTCAACCTCTACAGTCAACTCAATCTGTTAAACTGTCCCCATTGCAACAAGAT GAAATGCCCAAGTTGTCAGATACTCCTATGCAGCAACATCAGCAGCAGctacagcagcagcaacaatcCATGGTCTctcagcaacagcaacaatcCATGGTCTctcagcaacagcagcagacGCAGTCGATGTTGAATATGCCAACTATGCAACTACCTCAACAACCTCACGTCTCGACTGGAGGAGTTCTTACAGCTGCCCAGAGTCAATATTTTACACAGCTGACTCAACAAACAAGTGAAAACTTGAAGGCAGCCAATCAAGGCGCGTTCTCATCAACGATGAACAGTCAG CCCCAGAGGCAACCAAAGCAGCGACCCCGAGTACCTCCTCCTTCAAAGATCCCGGCCACCGCAGTTGAGATGCCTGGCGATGCTGTGAACAGTGGTATTGGATTTCTCGACGTGCAGTTTGGAGCATTGGACTTTGGAACCGATGCCGGATCTTTGGACGGCTCCGCGACCGAGAAATACAATGCTGCGAATTCAGCCACGCCTGGGATAGACGTAACTCCATTGACAAATGTCGCCAACCCTTCAAATGCTCCAAATACTCTGGATATCGAGACCAGCCAGACAAATACTAATCAGTATAACGCTACATCGCAAATG TTGTCAAGCAATGATAGCTTGCCAGTGTCTAGTGACCACTCTCTAAGTTCGCAAAGCGGTTTTGTCGCTCGTAGTGGCAATAGTGCTCCTTCTCTGGATATTACCAAGCAGGACTTCTCCTCCCAGGTATCTCCAGGGAACACACCTGGATATGGAACAACTGCTGCCTATCAGTCTCAGAAGACAGCTTATCAGCCTTCCAATGCGACACCAAACAGCTACAATGCATACTCAACTAGTACGCAATCGACCCAATCATCATTCCCTGCACAATCTGCTAGTAACAGTAGCAGTTACTCAGCTACAGCAGCAGTCACCCAGGTCTCTGGTTACAACACGTCATCCTCTTATTCCCAAAATAATGCCTCCACTTTCAATCAAACTTCCCCAGCTGCTGTCGCATCTGCGGCATCGACCTATAGCCAAAATACAACTAATCAG gTATTTCAGCCAGCAAGTGGTTACGTACCTGCAACAACGTCTCAGTATCAGTCGCAATCTGTAGCCACTAATACTGCGGCTAACAGTAACTCAGGTTACCAAGCAACCGGCTATCAAGGCTCCTCTTCATTCCAATCTACCCCACAGGCTTATCAAAATTCTGGAGCTAACTTTACGTCACCAATGACTCAAGCATCTAGCGGCTATCAAAGTGCAACACAATCG GTTTACGCCAGTGCGTATAGTAGTTATGGTACCCAACCACAGACCGGGGCTCACAATCATAAGCTCAACAGTGGTACAAATAAGGATTCGCAATACGATGGCAGTGCGACAACGTCCAGTAATTCACTCGCCACGACAAGTGCACCAGCTCTGGGTCTTCCGACTACAGCAAATAGTTCGCAAGCAAAAGCAACTAGTTCAAATG CTGTACCAAAGAGCACGTCAAGTGGAGTCGTGACTGGCAGTGGCAGTGGGGCTGGCAGCATGACGGGTGGTAGTGCTGCTGGAAGCATGGCACCAATTCTCAGTCATCAGTATATCATGGGACAAGGCGTTCCGTATGCAGCGTTCCAGCAGCCAATGTACAGCTACGAAGATTTGCAGCTCATGCAGCAGAGAATACCACATATG ACGACTGGTCCAGCAACGAGTCTTGGAGGAGGGCGCGGGGACGCCTTGACTGGCGTCCAAGGTGTTCAGGGTGTTCAGGGCGTACAAGGGGCCTATACCAGTATTAGTGACGCCAGGTTTGCCAGAAATGATAGCAACGCGTCGCCAGTTCCCTCAACTATGTCTCAACAG ACTGCTACGCAGCATCAGCAACCGATGATGAACCCAACGTTACCACCTGGATACGCATATTTTGCATACGGTGGCGGCATGATGCCTGGAAGTTTTCAATATGGAACGCCCGCCATTTACCCA CAGATTGCTGCAGCTGGAAATGCAGGTACAAATAGCGGCGCATATAGTGCAAAACCAGGTAGCTATGGGTCTGGTTACGGTGGTGGCGCTAGTTATGATGCTTTGGCAAGCGCTGGACCAGCTGGCGAGTATAAAGGTGCCAGCAGCGGTTATACAGGTACACAGACTGGCAAGACTGGGACGTCCACTGGAAATACCAACTCCGGAGGATCTTCCGCAACTGAAATCAGTGCAACGATGTATGGAAAGAGTCATGTTGCACTGAACAAGGTTAAC tcATATGATAAGCAGACGTTCCATTCGGCCACTCCCCCCCCATTTGGGTTAGCTGGAAGTCAGAGTGCCGCTTTACCAGGTGGTTACGGAGCTCCGCATTTGTTTATTCCCACAATGCCACATCAGCTGCATCAGCCCTTACATCAAGATAGTGGCAGTACCACGGGACAGCGTTCAAATGCAAGTTCCCAGAACAAGGCTCAAGCTAAGCCAGGAGGTTACAGTCCAAGCTACTGGGCTGGTGGTAACTAA